The Deltaproteobacteria bacterium genomic sequence TCCTGTTTTGTGGCGCCATCGGTTACTATATCGACAAATGGTTGGGGATTAAGGGTCCGTTTACAGTAGTTTTTCTGATCCTTGGCGTCATCGGAGGCGCTTACACGGGCTACCGCCAGATAAAGGAAGTTCTGGATATCGATAAAGATGACTCAACCCGAAACGGAAAATAACGAGAAGACCGATCCCGTTCCAAAAGTGATCAAGACCGCCTTGGGCCT encodes the following:
- a CDS encoding AtpZ/AtpI family protein; amino-acid sequence: MKKEDYKAIMQNLTLVTQLGLTMVGCILFCGAIGYYIDKWLGIKGPFTVVFLILGVIGGAYTGYRQIKEVLDIDKDDSTRNGK